The Gemmata palustris genome includes a region encoding these proteins:
- a CDS encoding metal ABC transporter permease, with protein MPDVWMSDLIRWIADAVGTDLFVVKSVLTLLVMCLLCGLVGAMVVGNRMAFFSDAMAHCAFAGVALGYMSVLLGQGDKETATWLVPLVMVAFGVAVGISMIYVRDRTGLAHDTVIGVFFALALGFGAMLTKMVQKVSNVNLEIFLFGNLVFIPETDLLYLCCVLVLVVCVFLWRYNQLMFASFNPSLARTRRMNVTLNNYIFIVLLALVVNLSIKAVGALLINALLIVPAATAANVSRSLRQMFWLTVAFSLASGGIGYWLSRSMTLSIGPIRDVPFSPSGVIVVVTVGMFFGSMSAVAVWNRFAPIFGGKQFRGFHAHGADDPCGADHPFGQCP; from the coding sequence ATGCCCGACGTGTGGATGTCAGATCTGATCCGGTGGATCGCCGATGCCGTCGGTACAGATCTCTTCGTGGTGAAAAGCGTCCTCACGCTCCTCGTCATGTGTCTGCTGTGTGGCTTGGTCGGCGCGATGGTCGTCGGGAACCGGATGGCGTTCTTCAGCGATGCGATGGCCCACTGTGCGTTCGCGGGGGTCGCGCTCGGCTACATGAGCGTGCTGCTGGGACAAGGTGACAAGGAAACAGCGACCTGGCTGGTGCCGCTAGTAATGGTGGCGTTCGGAGTTGCTGTCGGTATCTCGATGATCTACGTCCGAGACCGAACCGGACTCGCGCACGACACCGTCATAGGCGTCTTCTTCGCACTCGCGCTCGGCTTCGGGGCCATGCTTACCAAAATGGTTCAAAAGGTGAGCAATGTGAACCTGGAAATCTTCCTCTTCGGGAACCTGGTGTTCATTCCCGAAACCGACCTTCTCTATTTGTGTTGCGTGCTCGTTTTGGTTGTGTGCGTGTTCTTGTGGCGCTACAACCAGCTCATGTTCGCGAGCTTCAACCCGAGCCTCGCGCGCACGCGGCGGATGAACGTGACCCTCAACAACTACATTTTCATCGTGCTCCTCGCGCTCGTGGTGAATCTGTCGATCAAGGCCGTCGGCGCTCTGCTCATCAACGCCCTGCTCATCGTCCCGGCCGCCACTGCCGCGAACGTGTCGCGGAGTTTGCGTCAGATGTTCTGGCTCACGGTGGCGTTCTCCCTCGCATCGGGGGGCATCGGGTACTGGCTGAGTCGGAGTATGACGCTTTCGATCGGGCCGATTCGTGACGTACCGTTCAGCCCCAGTGGGGTCATCGTGGTCGTAACGGTCGGGATGTTCTTCGGGTCTATGAGCGCGGTCGCGGTCTGGAACCGGTTCGCCCCGATCTTCGGCGGGAAGCAGTTCCGCGGGTTCCACGCCCACGGCGCGGACGACCCTTGCGGGGCCGATCACCCGTTCGGACAATGCCCCTGA
- a CDS encoding permease codes for MLWEAMPFVVLGALVAGVLEEFLPQEFLTRLLPKSVLPAVMIGAVLGLLFPMCECGIVVVMRRLLRKGLPLSCCIAYMLAGPIINGVVIFSTWIAFRDHKIGPEMVGLRVGLAFVIACATGLIVHLQYKKYGNALLTPLTAPPPVQVDDANEPRIERPRQPFMQRLGNISSTALHDFVDIMVFLILGSVLAALARVYITEQQIEVISRDQPFLAIPAMMFLAVVMCLCSEADAFVAASFTKMHVSAKIAFLVLGPMLDLKLILMYTRVFRLRLIVTIATSVVIQVLVLCVALHLIYQASGWTGLPAGATLK; via the coding sequence GTGTTGTGGGAGGCGATGCCGTTCGTCGTCCTCGGCGCGCTCGTCGCGGGCGTCCTCGAAGAGTTCCTGCCGCAAGAGTTCCTCACGCGACTGCTGCCGAAGTCCGTGCTCCCGGCGGTGATGATCGGCGCGGTGCTCGGCCTGCTCTTTCCGATGTGCGAGTGCGGCATCGTGGTCGTGATGCGCCGCCTGCTCCGCAAGGGCCTGCCGCTCTCGTGCTGCATCGCGTACATGCTGGCCGGCCCGATCATCAACGGCGTGGTGATCTTCAGCACGTGGATCGCGTTCCGCGATCACAAGATCGGTCCCGAGATGGTCGGGCTGCGCGTGGGCTTGGCCTTCGTGATCGCGTGCGCGACGGGGTTGATCGTTCACCTCCAGTACAAGAAGTACGGCAACGCGCTCCTGACGCCGTTGACCGCCCCCCCACCCGTCCAGGTGGATGACGCGAACGAGCCACGAATCGAGCGGCCCCGACAGCCGTTTATGCAGCGCCTGGGAAACATCTCCTCGACCGCGCTCCACGACTTCGTGGACATCATGGTGTTCCTGATTCTCGGTTCGGTGCTGGCCGCGCTCGCGCGGGTGTACATCACCGAGCAGCAGATCGAGGTCATTTCGCGCGACCAGCCGTTCCTCGCGATCCCGGCGATGATGTTCCTCGCGGTGGTGATGTGCCTGTGTAGCGAGGCCGATGCGTTCGTCGCCGCGAGTTTCACCAAAATGCACGTGAGTGCGAAGATCGCGTTCCTCGTGCTCGGTCCGATGCTCGATTTGAAGCTCATACTGATGTACACGCGCGTGTTCCGTCTTCGGCTCATCGTCACGATCGCGACGAGTGTCGTGATTCAGGTGTTAGTCTTGTGCGTGGCTCTGCACCTGATTTACCAAGCCAGCGGTTGGACCGGGTTGCCCGCGGGCGCCACACTCAAGTGA
- a CDS encoding TIGR03943 family putative permease subunit produces MAHNHAGCQSPRDYFTEQLLTILVCGGLGFVAVQLYLNDMLKHILAPQFHLPVLIGGIAVFVLVALRGLAVWREAGALVPATDDPTCQVNHVHTANCNHLPGLPGGEADPNLVDDHGHSHDMSWMFARMLILVFPIALFALGIPNSGLSSEAQEKKLGLEAALDPETLKERAKDAKVEDVKTDADGNTTRTLRTGSGLMLREVTTKDGNVTLNVIAQGGEEMRFNTLAEAAGDADKRKSYEGQTAIMEGRFRPIQGASGKEFTLFRMKMTCCGSDTVPIKVRIIAPHSVDRQYFDWVRVKGVIQFRQIPGQDGYIPVLMLGDVTDIQLIPNNQIKNEYEF; encoded by the coding sequence GTGGCACACAATCACGCCGGATGCCAGTCGCCCCGCGACTACTTTACCGAGCAACTGCTCACCATCCTCGTGTGCGGCGGGCTGGGTTTTGTTGCCGTTCAGCTCTACCTGAACGACATGCTGAAGCACATTCTCGCGCCGCAATTCCACCTGCCGGTGCTGATCGGCGGGATCGCGGTGTTCGTGCTGGTCGCGTTGCGGGGCCTCGCGGTGTGGCGCGAAGCGGGCGCGCTGGTGCCCGCGACCGACGACCCCACGTGTCAGGTGAACCACGTCCACACGGCCAACTGTAATCACTTGCCGGGGTTGCCGGGCGGCGAAGCCGACCCGAACCTCGTGGACGATCACGGCCACAGTCACGACATGTCCTGGATGTTCGCCCGGATGTTAATCCTGGTCTTCCCGATCGCCCTATTTGCTCTCGGTATTCCGAATTCCGGTCTCAGTTCCGAGGCACAGGAAAAGAAGCTGGGTTTGGAGGCCGCACTCGATCCGGAAACGCTCAAGGAACGCGCAAAAGACGCGAAAGTCGAGGACGTTAAAACCGATGCCGATGGCAACACCACTCGCACCCTGCGCACAGGATCCGGGCTAATGCTGCGAGAAGTTACAACAAAAGACGGAAACGTAACACTGAACGTCATCGCGCAGGGCGGTGAGGAAATGCGATTCAACACGCTCGCAGAAGCGGCGGGTGACGCCGACAAACGGAAGTCTTACGAAGGGCAAACGGCGATCATGGAGGGGCGGTTCCGCCCGATACAGGGTGCCAGCGGCAAAGAGTTCACACTGTTCCGGATGAAAATGACGTGCTGCGGGTCGGACACGGTGCCGATCAAGGTGCGAATCATCGCGCCCCACTCCGTCGACCGACAGTATTTCGATTGGGTTCGTGTAAAGGGTGTCATCCAGTTCCGTCAGATACCGGGTCAAGACGGCTATATTCCGGTCCTCATGCTCGGGGACGTTACCGACATCCAGCTCATCCCGAACAACCAGATCAAGAACGAGTACGAGTTCTAG
- a CDS encoding neutral/alkaline non-lysosomal ceramidase N-terminal domain-containing protein, producing the protein MKTLLVLTIGLILAAPAFAADAPAPAYKAGVAVKVITPTEAVWMAGYASRTKPADGKLHDLHAKALCLEDATGKRLVLVTTDLIGIPRELGEQVAAEVEKQHGIKRDELILSASHTHSGPVIRENLVDMYPLTKADAAKIDAYTKKLKDDLVAVVGASVKDLRPASLKYGSGKAGFAVNRREQTEKGVTNGNNPKGPVDHAVPVLVVEGKDARPLAVVFGYACHNTTLDLQQWSGDFAGFAQIAVEKALPGAVAMFWTGCGADANPLPRRKIELCEQYGQELAEAAVGALKTAKPVTGKFAAKYEKITLKFESVPTQAQLAADSLSKTLAVQKRAERLRKQLETNGKIDDTYPHYPVQTWALGDQVLWVALGGEVVIDYSIRLKKDLSTDRALWVMGYANDVMAYIPSARVLKEGGYEADSSQIYYGMPGKWSSTIEGAIVGKVKELTAQVAELPKPPGALSPKDEQATFKIPDGMKIDLVSSEPDIVDPVAMCFDEKGRLFVCEMRGYPNGGVGTGTETRGKIKCLVDKDGDGVFETVTTFAEGLRFPMGLQPYRGGLLVAVAPDLLYLEDTDGDGKADKKTVLYTGFNTANIQQMLNSLQWGLDNWVYGCAGSDGGSVRSAERPNLPLVSLRNRGLRFKPHEPGSLEPTSSGGQYGLSPDDYQRWFTATNSQHLRQIVLPDHYLLRNPYLAVNAVTLDIPEHGAAAKVFRISPFEPWRVERTTRRAGGADAKRFPTTELVPGGYITSACSPLIYTANVFPREYWGNNFVCDPANNLIHREILKEKGAVFTAVRAYEDREFLASTDNWFRPVHLTTGPDGAIYVLDFYREVIETPLSLPDDIKKQLNLESRGRGRIWRIAPKDFVASKMPDFTVLKPAQLADELTSTNPWRRITAQRLIVEKQEKDAVVRVRELLPKAQGMPGRVNLLWTLHGLGVLRVADVQSAYGDPEVGVREQALRLSESFFDDAPALRSLAVKLATDPSPRVRFQLALSAGAFPPADAAQVLAAVLEKDANDPWTVTAALTSASGCGYELLEVLGTKRGTPNRAVVTKIAALVGATGDTKAITKVLTLIADNPAADQIQATIYEGLGQGMRGTKRPLPTWWDKPPAGAEGVCDRLRKRYASHTALVRDEKLETRERVRIAELLAFGPFDLSGPALADCFTPATPGDLQLAAVKALSAHTDPKVSELLLKNWASYGPALRREALDALLLHPDRILKLLAAVEAKKVALTDFSLTQAQLLKAHPNAGVRTTAANVFKQTADVDRAKVVKDYAPALDLKGDAMKGKGVFKKSCAACHRLDGVGNDVGANLLAALPNKSGEDLLVAVFDPNREVDPRFVSYNAVTNDDRVLNGVVATETPTSITLRRADGKEDTILRSNIASLRSTGISLMPAGLEKELQPQDVADLFAYLRTAGK; encoded by the coding sequence ATGAAAACGCTGCTCGTACTGACCATTGGGCTGATTCTCGCTGCACCCGCATTTGCGGCCGACGCTCCCGCGCCCGCGTACAAGGCCGGGGTCGCGGTGAAGGTCATCACGCCGACAGAAGCCGTGTGGATGGCCGGGTACGCTTCCCGCACGAAGCCCGCGGACGGCAAACTCCACGACCTGCACGCGAAGGCGCTCTGTCTCGAAGACGCTACGGGGAAGCGGCTCGTGTTGGTCACGACGGACCTGATCGGTATCCCGCGCGAACTGGGCGAGCAGGTCGCGGCCGAGGTCGAAAAACAGCACGGCATCAAGCGAGACGAGCTGATTCTGAGTGCGTCGCATACGCACTCCGGCCCCGTCATTCGCGAGAACCTCGTCGATATGTACCCGCTCACGAAGGCGGACGCGGCGAAGATCGATGCGTACACGAAGAAGCTCAAAGACGACCTCGTTGCGGTGGTCGGCGCGAGCGTGAAGGATCTGCGCCCGGCGTCGCTCAAGTACGGCAGCGGTAAGGCCGGGTTCGCGGTGAACCGGCGCGAGCAAACGGAGAAGGGCGTTACCAACGGGAACAACCCGAAGGGGCCGGTCGATCACGCGGTGCCGGTGCTCGTGGTTGAGGGCAAGGACGCGCGCCCGCTGGCCGTCGTTTTCGGCTACGCCTGTCACAACACCACGCTCGACTTGCAGCAGTGGTCCGGCGACTTCGCCGGCTTCGCGCAGATTGCCGTCGAAAAGGCACTACCGGGCGCGGTTGCGATGTTCTGGACCGGGTGCGGTGCGGACGCGAACCCGCTCCCGCGCCGGAAGATCGAGCTCTGCGAGCAGTACGGTCAGGAACTCGCTGAAGCCGCGGTGGGGGCGCTCAAGACCGCCAAACCCGTGACCGGAAAGTTCGCAGCGAAGTACGAAAAGATCACACTGAAGTTCGAGTCGGTGCCGACTCAGGCCCAACTCGCGGCCGACAGCCTCAGCAAGACCCTCGCAGTACAGAAGCGCGCGGAACGGCTCCGCAAACAGCTCGAAACGAACGGCAAGATCGATGACACCTACCCGCACTACCCGGTTCAAACGTGGGCGCTCGGCGACCAAGTGTTGTGGGTCGCACTCGGGGGAGAGGTCGTCATCGACTATTCGATTCGATTGAAGAAGGATCTCTCCACGGATCGCGCTCTCTGGGTGATGGGCTATGCGAACGACGTGATGGCGTACATCCCGAGTGCGCGCGTTCTGAAAGAGGGCGGCTACGAGGCGGATTCGTCGCAGATCTATTACGGGATGCCCGGGAAGTGGAGTTCCACAATCGAAGGCGCGATCGTCGGTAAGGTGAAGGAACTCACGGCACAAGTGGCCGAACTGCCGAAGCCGCCCGGCGCGCTGTCACCGAAAGACGAACAAGCCACGTTCAAGATCCCGGACGGAATGAAGATCGATCTGGTTTCGAGTGAGCCGGACATTGTTGATCCCGTCGCGATGTGCTTTGACGAGAAGGGGCGCCTCTTCGTGTGCGAAATGCGCGGGTACCCCAACGGCGGGGTCGGTACCGGCACCGAGACGCGCGGGAAGATCAAGTGCCTCGTGGACAAGGACGGTGACGGGGTCTTCGAGACGGTCACGACCTTCGCCGAAGGGCTGAGATTCCCGATGGGTTTGCAGCCGTATCGGGGCGGGTTGCTCGTCGCAGTCGCGCCGGACTTGCTCTACCTCGAAGACACGGATGGCGACGGCAAAGCGGACAAGAAAACTGTGCTGTATACCGGCTTCAACACCGCGAACATCCAGCAAATGCTGAACAGCCTGCAATGGGGCCTGGACAACTGGGTTTACGGCTGCGCGGGCAGCGACGGCGGGTCCGTGAGGTCGGCGGAGAGGCCGAATTTACCCCTCGTGTCACTTCGTAACCGCGGACTGCGATTCAAGCCACACGAACCGGGCAGTTTGGAACCGACCAGTTCCGGCGGGCAATACGGCCTCAGCCCCGACGATTACCAGCGGTGGTTCACGGCCACGAACAGCCAGCACCTCCGGCAGATCGTGCTCCCGGATCATTATTTATTGCGCAATCCGTACCTCGCGGTGAACGCGGTTACGCTCGACATCCCCGAGCACGGAGCGGCCGCGAAAGTGTTCCGCATTAGCCCGTTCGAGCCGTGGCGCGTCGAGCGCACCACGCGGCGCGCGGGCGGGGCGGACGCCAAGCGGTTCCCGACCACTGAACTCGTCCCGGGCGGGTACATTACGTCCGCGTGCAGCCCGCTTATCTATACCGCGAACGTGTTCCCGCGCGAGTATTGGGGGAACAACTTCGTGTGCGACCCCGCGAACAACCTCATTCACCGCGAGATCCTGAAAGAGAAGGGTGCGGTCTTCACCGCGGTGCGGGCCTATGAGGACCGCGAGTTCCTCGCTTCAACGGACAACTGGTTCCGGCCAGTGCATCTCACCACGGGGCCGGACGGGGCGATTTACGTCCTCGATTTCTACCGCGAGGTGATCGAAACTCCGCTGTCACTGCCCGACGACATCAAGAAGCAACTGAACCTGGAGAGCCGCGGGCGCGGGCGCATCTGGCGCATCGCGCCGAAGGATTTTGTGGCATCGAAGATGCCCGACTTCACCGTTCTAAAGCCCGCGCAACTGGCCGATGAACTCACGAGTACGAACCCCTGGCGGCGAATTACTGCCCAGCGGCTCATCGTCGAGAAGCAAGAAAAGGACGCGGTCGTGCGCGTCCGCGAATTACTCCCGAAGGCCCAGGGAATGCCGGGCCGCGTGAATTTGCTTTGGACGCTGCACGGCCTCGGTGTGCTGCGCGTGGCCGACGTGCAGTCCGCCTACGGCGATCCAGAAGTCGGCGTTCGCGAGCAGGCCCTTCGGCTCTCCGAGTCGTTCTTCGATGACGCGCCCGCGCTGCGTTCACTCGCGGTGAAGTTGGCGACCGACCCGTCGCCGCGCGTGCGGTTCCAACTTGCTCTCTCGGCCGGTGCGTTCCCGCCCGCGGACGCGGCCCAGGTGCTCGCCGCGGTGCTGGAGAAAGACGCGAACGATCCCTGGACCGTTACCGCTGCTCTCACCTCCGCGAGCGGGTGCGGGTACGAATTGCTCGAAGTACTCGGCACCAAGCGCGGAACCCCGAATCGGGCTGTCGTCACCAAAATCGCCGCGCTCGTTGGTGCCACGGGCGACACGAAGGCGATTACGAAGGTGCTGACGTTGATCGCCGATAATCCCGCTGCGGACCAGATTCAAGCGACGATCTATGAGGGGTTGGGGCAGGGGATGCGCGGTACCAAGCGCCCGCTCCCGACGTGGTGGGACAAGCCACCGGCGGGAGCGGAGGGCGTTTGCGACCGGCTCCGCAAGCGGTACGCATCGCACACAGCGCTCGTTCGCGACGAGAAACTCGAAACGCGCGAGCGCGTGCGAATCGCCGAACTGCTCGCGTTCGGCCCGTTCGACCTGTCCGGTCCGGCGCTGGCGGATTGCTTCACCCCGGCCACCCCGGGTGACCTACAACTCGCCGCGGTGAAAGCGCTCTCGGCGCACACCGACCCGAAAGTAAGTGAACTGCTCCTCAAGAACTGGGCCAGTTACGGCCCCGCCCTTCGGCGCGAGGCCCTCGACGCGCTCCTGTTACACCCCGATCGCATCCTGAAATTGCTCGCCGCGGTGGAAGCGAAGAAGGTGGCACTCACCGACTTCAGTCTCACCCAAGCTCAGTTACTCAAAGCGCACCCGAACGCCGGTGTTCGCACAACGGCGGCGAATGTTTTCAAGCAGACCGCCGACGTGGACCGCGCGAAGGTGGTGAAGGACTACGCTCCCGCGCTCGATCTCAAGGGCGACGCGATGAAAGGGAAGGGCGTGTTCAAGAAATCGTGTGCGGCGTGTCACCGCTTGGATGGGGTCGGGAACGACGTGGGCGCGAACCTGCTCGCGGCATTGCCGAACAAATCCGGCGAAGACCTGCTCGTCGCAGTGTTCGACCCGAACCGCGAGGTCGATCCGCGTTTTGTCTCTTACAACGCGGTTACGAACGACGATCGCGTGCTGAACGGGGTCGTTGCGACCGAAACGCCGACGAGCATCACGCTCCGCCGGGCCGACGGCAAAGAAGACACGATCTTACGATCGAATATTGCTTCGCTGCGATCGACGGGCATCTCACTCATGCCCGCGGGATTGGAGAAGGAACTACAACCGCAAGACGTGGCGGACTTGTTCGCTTACTTGCGTACTGCGGGGAAGTGA